One window of Bactrocera tryoni isolate S06 chromosome 2, CSIRO_BtryS06_freeze2, whole genome shotgun sequence genomic DNA carries:
- the LOC120768226 gene encoding calcium uptake protein 1 homolog, mitochondrial isoform X5 yields the protein MSLLRQCGASLRRQNGVQQLLLNSLTTGGGQRNFNQLLLQPAPSTTNKVDSVRGYKKFGHKEEPTPRLTRYFHVFVGTLFFITILDWKRLKRALMPKVDADAPKPKDNPQKNKVKNNDDSDAEESDGKDEPAICKERRSVKEKMGFRERKIIEYENRIRAYSTPDKIFRYFATVRLTTATSTEVCMTPDDFLRSIYPGMMQPEGLGLDQYRRYDPKDVAECLKLHLAKDSIFYKLGSFGLITFSDYIFLLTVLSTSRRHFEIAFQMFDLNGDGDVDSEEFEMVADLVRQQSTIGIRHRDHAATGNTFKPMKGVNSALTHYFFGPNLDQKLTIQKFIQFQAQLQREILTLEFERKTPNSEGLITEVDFAELLVAYAGYSHKKKSRKLKRVKRKFKDNNLGISKKDYLDFFHFLNNINDVDTALTFYHIAGASIDQATLKHVAKTVAMVDLRDHVIDVIFTIFDEDNDNQLSNREFVAVMKNRLQRGLEKSKDTGFIKMMRSMLKCAKETKPVLLDL from the exons ATGTCCTTGTTACGACAGTGTGGCGCCAGTTTGCGGCGTCAGAATGGAGTGCAGCAGTTGCTGTTAAATTCCTTAACGACTGGTGGCGGCCAGCGAAACTTCAACCAGCTGCTACTTCAGCCCGCTCCTAGTACAACAAATAAGGTTGATTCGGTGCGCggatataaaaaatttggacACAAAGAGGAACCCACACCGCGgctaacaagatattttcatgtaTTTGTGGGCACACTGTTCTTCATAACTATATTGGACTGGAAGAG GTTAAAGCGCGCATTAATGCCGAAAGTTGATGCCGACGCACCAAAGCCCAAAGATAATCCGCagaaaaataaagtaaagaatAATGATGATAGCGATGCGGAAGAATCGGATGGTAAAGATGAACCTGCTATTTGCAAGGAAAGGCGTTCTGTGAAGGAAAAAATGGGTTTTCGCGAACGCAAG ATCATTGAGTATGAAAACCGTATACGCGCCTATTCTACACCGGACAAAATCTTTCGCTATTTCGCCACAGTACGTCTTACCACAGCTACAAGTACCGAAGTCTGCATGACGCCTGATGACTTTCTGCGTTCGATTTATCCTGGCATGATGCAGCCCGAGG GTTTGGGACTTGACCAATATCGCCGTTACGATCCGAAG GATGTTGCTGAGTGTTTGAAGCTGCATTTGGCGAAGGACAGTATTTTCTACAAATTGGGCTCCTTTGGTTTAATTACCTTTTCGGACTACATATTCTTACTAACAGTGCTCTCAA cttCTCGTCGTCATTTTGAAATCGCTTTCCAAATGTTCGACTTGAACGGCGATGGTGATGTGGATAGTGAAGAGTTTGAAATGGTCGCCGATTTGGTGCGCCAACAATCCACCATCGGCATCAGGCATCGTGATCATGCAGCTACCGGCAATACATTTAAG CCCATGAAG GGTGTGAACTCGGCGCTCACTCACTACTTCTTCGGCCCGAATTTGGACCAGAAATTGACCATACAAAAGTTCATTCAATTCCAAGCTCAACTGCAACGTGAAATCCTAACGCTGGAATTCGAGCGTAAAACTCCAAACAGTGAAGGTCTGATTACTGAGGTGGACTTCGCTGAGCTACTGGTGGCCTACGCTGGTTATTCGCATAAGAAGAAGTCGCGCAAGTTGAAGCGTGTCAAGCGTAAATTCAAGGATAATAATTTGGGTATCTCCAAAAAAGATTATCTCGATTTCTTTCACTTCTTGAATAATATTAACGACGTGGACACCGCACTGACGTTCTATCACATTGCGGGCGCATCGATTGACCAGGCTACACTCAAACATGTGGCCAAAACTGTGGCTATGGTGGATCTAAGAGATCATGTGATCGATGTTATATTCACGATTTTCGACGAAGACA ACGATAATCAGCTGAGTAATCGCGAGTTCGTGGCTGTAATGAAGAATCGCTTACAGCGTGGTTTGGAGAAGTCGAAGGACACCGGTTTCATCAAAATGATGCGTTCGATGTTGAAATGTGCCAAGGAAACAAAGCCGGTGCTTTTGGATCTTTAA
- the LOC120768226 gene encoding calcium uptake protein 1 homolog, mitochondrial isoform X1, with product MSLLRQCGASLRRQNGVQQLLLNSLTTGGGQRNFNQLLLQPAPSTTNKVDSVRGYKKFGHKEEPTPRLTRYFHVFVGTLFFITILDWKRLKRALMPKVDADAPKPKDNPQKNKVKNNDDSDAEESDGKDEPAICKERRSVKEKMGFRERKIIEYENRIRQFSTPDKVFRYFATIQVPTSDDRYEIFMTPQDFLTSMTPGMKQPEGLGLDQYRRYDPKVAGEDVAECLKLHLAKDSIFYKLGSFGLITFSDYIFLLTVLSTSRRHFEIAFQMFDLNGDGDVDSEEFEMVADLVRQQSTIGIRHRDHAATGNTFKPMKGVNSALTHYFFGPNLDQKLTIQKFIQFQAQLQREILTLEFERKTPNSEGLITEVDFAELLVAYAGYSHKKKSRKLKRVKRKFKDNNLGISKKDYLDFFHFLNNINDVDTALTFYHIAGASIDQATLKHVAKTVAMVDLRDHVIDVIFTIFDEDNDNQLSNREFVAVMKNRLQRGLEKSKDTGFIKMMRSMLKCAKETKPVLLDL from the exons ATGTCCTTGTTACGACAGTGTGGCGCCAGTTTGCGGCGTCAGAATGGAGTGCAGCAGTTGCTGTTAAATTCCTTAACGACTGGTGGCGGCCAGCGAAACTTCAACCAGCTGCTACTTCAGCCCGCTCCTAGTACAACAAATAAGGTTGATTCGGTGCGCggatataaaaaatttggacACAAAGAGGAACCCACACCGCGgctaacaagatattttcatgtaTTTGTGGGCACACTGTTCTTCATAACTATATTGGACTGGAAGAG GTTAAAGCGCGCATTAATGCCGAAAGTTGATGCCGACGCACCAAAGCCCAAAGATAATCCGCagaaaaataaagtaaagaatAATGATGATAGCGATGCGGAAGAATCGGATGGTAAAGATGAACCTGCTATTTGCAAGGAAAGGCGTTCTGTGAAGGAAAAAATGGGTTTTCGCGAACGCAAG ATTATCGAATACGAAAATCGTATACGTCAATTTTCGACACCTGATAAGGTGTTCCGTTATTTTGCCACTATACAAGTACCGACATCAGATGATCGCTATGAAATCTTTATGACTCCACAAGACTTTCTAACTAGCATGACGCCAGGCATGAAGCAACCAGAGG GTTTGGGACTTGACCAATATCGCCGTTACGATCCGAAG GTTGCAGGCGAG GATGTTGCTGAGTGTTTGAAGCTGCATTTGGCGAAGGACAGTATTTTCTACAAATTGGGCTCCTTTGGTTTAATTACCTTTTCGGACTACATATTCTTACTAACAGTGCTCTCAA cttCTCGTCGTCATTTTGAAATCGCTTTCCAAATGTTCGACTTGAACGGCGATGGTGATGTGGATAGTGAAGAGTTTGAAATGGTCGCCGATTTGGTGCGCCAACAATCCACCATCGGCATCAGGCATCGTGATCATGCAGCTACCGGCAATACATTTAAG CCCATGAAG GGTGTGAACTCGGCGCTCACTCACTACTTCTTCGGCCCGAATTTGGACCAGAAATTGACCATACAAAAGTTCATTCAATTCCAAGCTCAACTGCAACGTGAAATCCTAACGCTGGAATTCGAGCGTAAAACTCCAAACAGTGAAGGTCTGATTACTGAGGTGGACTTCGCTGAGCTACTGGTGGCCTACGCTGGTTATTCGCATAAGAAGAAGTCGCGCAAGTTGAAGCGTGTCAAGCGTAAATTCAAGGATAATAATTTGGGTATCTCCAAAAAAGATTATCTCGATTTCTTTCACTTCTTGAATAATATTAACGACGTGGACACCGCACTGACGTTCTATCACATTGCGGGCGCATCGATTGACCAGGCTACACTCAAACATGTGGCCAAAACTGTGGCTATGGTGGATCTAAGAGATCATGTGATCGATGTTATATTCACGATTTTCGACGAAGACA ACGATAATCAGCTGAGTAATCGCGAGTTCGTGGCTGTAATGAAGAATCGCTTACAGCGTGGTTTGGAGAAGTCGAAGGACACCGGTTTCATCAAAATGATGCGTTCGATGTTGAAATGTGCCAAGGAAACAAAGCCGGTGCTTTTGGATCTTTAA
- the LOC120768226 gene encoding calcium uptake protein 1 homolog, mitochondrial isoform X6: MSLLRQCGASLRRQNGVQQLLLNSLTTGGGQRNFNQLLLQPAPSTTNKVDSVRGYKKFGHKEEPTPRLTRYFHVFVGTLFFITILDWKRLKRALMPKVDADAPKPKDNPQKNKVKNNDDSDAEESDGKDEPAICKERRSVKEKMGFRERKIIEYENRIRQFSTPDKVFRYFATIQVPTSDDRYEIFMTPQDFLTSMTPGMKQPEGLGLDQYRRYDPKDVAECLKLHLAKDSIFYKLGSFGLITFSDYIFLLTVLSTSRRHFEIAFQMFDLNGDGDVDSEEFEMVADLVRQQSTIGIRHRDHAATGNTFKGVNSALTHYFFGPNLDQKLTIQKFIQFQAQLQREILTLEFERKTPNSEGLITEVDFAELLVAYAGYSHKKKSRKLKRVKRKFKDNNLGISKKDYLDFFHFLNNINDVDTALTFYHIAGASIDQATLKHVAKTVAMVDLRDHVIDVIFTIFDEDNDNQLSNREFVAVMKNRLQRGLEKSKDTGFIKMMRSMLKCAKETKPVLLDL; encoded by the exons ATGTCCTTGTTACGACAGTGTGGCGCCAGTTTGCGGCGTCAGAATGGAGTGCAGCAGTTGCTGTTAAATTCCTTAACGACTGGTGGCGGCCAGCGAAACTTCAACCAGCTGCTACTTCAGCCCGCTCCTAGTACAACAAATAAGGTTGATTCGGTGCGCggatataaaaaatttggacACAAAGAGGAACCCACACCGCGgctaacaagatattttcatgtaTTTGTGGGCACACTGTTCTTCATAACTATATTGGACTGGAAGAG GTTAAAGCGCGCATTAATGCCGAAAGTTGATGCCGACGCACCAAAGCCCAAAGATAATCCGCagaaaaataaagtaaagaatAATGATGATAGCGATGCGGAAGAATCGGATGGTAAAGATGAACCTGCTATTTGCAAGGAAAGGCGTTCTGTGAAGGAAAAAATGGGTTTTCGCGAACGCAAG ATTATCGAATACGAAAATCGTATACGTCAATTTTCGACACCTGATAAGGTGTTCCGTTATTTTGCCACTATACAAGTACCGACATCAGATGATCGCTATGAAATCTTTATGACTCCACAAGACTTTCTAACTAGCATGACGCCAGGCATGAAGCAACCAGAGG GTTTGGGACTTGACCAATATCGCCGTTACGATCCGAAG GATGTTGCTGAGTGTTTGAAGCTGCATTTGGCGAAGGACAGTATTTTCTACAAATTGGGCTCCTTTGGTTTAATTACCTTTTCGGACTACATATTCTTACTAACAGTGCTCTCAA cttCTCGTCGTCATTTTGAAATCGCTTTCCAAATGTTCGACTTGAACGGCGATGGTGATGTGGATAGTGAAGAGTTTGAAATGGTCGCCGATTTGGTGCGCCAACAATCCACCATCGGCATCAGGCATCGTGATCATGCAGCTACCGGCAATACATTTAAG GGTGTGAACTCGGCGCTCACTCACTACTTCTTCGGCCCGAATTTGGACCAGAAATTGACCATACAAAAGTTCATTCAATTCCAAGCTCAACTGCAACGTGAAATCCTAACGCTGGAATTCGAGCGTAAAACTCCAAACAGTGAAGGTCTGATTACTGAGGTGGACTTCGCTGAGCTACTGGTGGCCTACGCTGGTTATTCGCATAAGAAGAAGTCGCGCAAGTTGAAGCGTGTCAAGCGTAAATTCAAGGATAATAATTTGGGTATCTCCAAAAAAGATTATCTCGATTTCTTTCACTTCTTGAATAATATTAACGACGTGGACACCGCACTGACGTTCTATCACATTGCGGGCGCATCGATTGACCAGGCTACACTCAAACATGTGGCCAAAACTGTGGCTATGGTGGATCTAAGAGATCATGTGATCGATGTTATATTCACGATTTTCGACGAAGACA ACGATAATCAGCTGAGTAATCGCGAGTTCGTGGCTGTAATGAAGAATCGCTTACAGCGTGGTTTGGAGAAGTCGAAGGACACCGGTTTCATCAAAATGATGCGTTCGATGTTGAAATGTGCCAAGGAAACAAAGCCGGTGCTTTTGGATCTTTAA
- the LOC120768226 gene encoding calcium uptake protein 1 homolog, mitochondrial isoform X3 — MSLLRQCGASLRRQNGVQQLLLNSLTTGGGQRNFNQLLLQPAPSTTNKVDSVRGYKKFGHKEEPTPRLTRYFHVFVGTLFFITILDWKRLKRALMPKVDADAPKPKDNPQKNKVKNNDDSDAEESDGKDEPAICKERRSVKEKMGFRERKIIEYENRIRQFSTPDKVFRYFATIQVPTSDDRYEIFMTPQDFLTSMTPGMKQPEGLGLDQYRRYDPKVAGEDVAECLKLHLAKDSIFYKLGSFGLITFSDYIFLLTVLSTSRRHFEIAFQMFDLNGDGDVDSEEFEMVADLVRQQSTIGIRHRDHAATGNTFKGVNSALTHYFFGPNLDQKLTIQKFIQFQAQLQREILTLEFERKTPNSEGLITEVDFAELLVAYAGYSHKKKSRKLKRVKRKFKDNNLGISKKDYLDFFHFLNNINDVDTALTFYHIAGASIDQATLKHVAKTVAMVDLRDHVIDVIFTIFDEDNDNQLSNREFVAVMKNRLQRGLEKSKDTGFIKMMRSMLKCAKETKPVLLDL, encoded by the exons ATGTCCTTGTTACGACAGTGTGGCGCCAGTTTGCGGCGTCAGAATGGAGTGCAGCAGTTGCTGTTAAATTCCTTAACGACTGGTGGCGGCCAGCGAAACTTCAACCAGCTGCTACTTCAGCCCGCTCCTAGTACAACAAATAAGGTTGATTCGGTGCGCggatataaaaaatttggacACAAAGAGGAACCCACACCGCGgctaacaagatattttcatgtaTTTGTGGGCACACTGTTCTTCATAACTATATTGGACTGGAAGAG GTTAAAGCGCGCATTAATGCCGAAAGTTGATGCCGACGCACCAAAGCCCAAAGATAATCCGCagaaaaataaagtaaagaatAATGATGATAGCGATGCGGAAGAATCGGATGGTAAAGATGAACCTGCTATTTGCAAGGAAAGGCGTTCTGTGAAGGAAAAAATGGGTTTTCGCGAACGCAAG ATTATCGAATACGAAAATCGTATACGTCAATTTTCGACACCTGATAAGGTGTTCCGTTATTTTGCCACTATACAAGTACCGACATCAGATGATCGCTATGAAATCTTTATGACTCCACAAGACTTTCTAACTAGCATGACGCCAGGCATGAAGCAACCAGAGG GTTTGGGACTTGACCAATATCGCCGTTACGATCCGAAG GTTGCAGGCGAG GATGTTGCTGAGTGTTTGAAGCTGCATTTGGCGAAGGACAGTATTTTCTACAAATTGGGCTCCTTTGGTTTAATTACCTTTTCGGACTACATATTCTTACTAACAGTGCTCTCAA cttCTCGTCGTCATTTTGAAATCGCTTTCCAAATGTTCGACTTGAACGGCGATGGTGATGTGGATAGTGAAGAGTTTGAAATGGTCGCCGATTTGGTGCGCCAACAATCCACCATCGGCATCAGGCATCGTGATCATGCAGCTACCGGCAATACATTTAAG GGTGTGAACTCGGCGCTCACTCACTACTTCTTCGGCCCGAATTTGGACCAGAAATTGACCATACAAAAGTTCATTCAATTCCAAGCTCAACTGCAACGTGAAATCCTAACGCTGGAATTCGAGCGTAAAACTCCAAACAGTGAAGGTCTGATTACTGAGGTGGACTTCGCTGAGCTACTGGTGGCCTACGCTGGTTATTCGCATAAGAAGAAGTCGCGCAAGTTGAAGCGTGTCAAGCGTAAATTCAAGGATAATAATTTGGGTATCTCCAAAAAAGATTATCTCGATTTCTTTCACTTCTTGAATAATATTAACGACGTGGACACCGCACTGACGTTCTATCACATTGCGGGCGCATCGATTGACCAGGCTACACTCAAACATGTGGCCAAAACTGTGGCTATGGTGGATCTAAGAGATCATGTGATCGATGTTATATTCACGATTTTCGACGAAGACA ACGATAATCAGCTGAGTAATCGCGAGTTCGTGGCTGTAATGAAGAATCGCTTACAGCGTGGTTTGGAGAAGTCGAAGGACACCGGTTTCATCAAAATGATGCGTTCGATGTTGAAATGTGCCAAGGAAACAAAGCCGGTGCTTTTGGATCTTTAA
- the LOC120768226 gene encoding calcium uptake protein 1 homolog, mitochondrial isoform X2 — translation MSLLRQCGASLRRQNGVQQLLLNSLTTGGGQRNFNQLLLQPAPSTTNKVDSVRGYKKFGHKEEPTPRLTRYFHVFVGTLFFITILDWKRLKRALMPKVDADAPKPKDNPQKNKVKNNDDSDAEESDGKDEPAICKERRSVKEKMGFRERKIIEYENRIRAYSTPDKIFRYFATVRLTTATSTEVCMTPDDFLRSIYPGMMQPEGLGLDQYRRYDPKVAGEDVAECLKLHLAKDSIFYKLGSFGLITFSDYIFLLTVLSTSRRHFEIAFQMFDLNGDGDVDSEEFEMVADLVRQQSTIGIRHRDHAATGNTFKPMKGVNSALTHYFFGPNLDQKLTIQKFIQFQAQLQREILTLEFERKTPNSEGLITEVDFAELLVAYAGYSHKKKSRKLKRVKRKFKDNNLGISKKDYLDFFHFLNNINDVDTALTFYHIAGASIDQATLKHVAKTVAMVDLRDHVIDVIFTIFDEDNDNQLSNREFVAVMKNRLQRGLEKSKDTGFIKMMRSMLKCAKETKPVLLDL, via the exons ATGTCCTTGTTACGACAGTGTGGCGCCAGTTTGCGGCGTCAGAATGGAGTGCAGCAGTTGCTGTTAAATTCCTTAACGACTGGTGGCGGCCAGCGAAACTTCAACCAGCTGCTACTTCAGCCCGCTCCTAGTACAACAAATAAGGTTGATTCGGTGCGCggatataaaaaatttggacACAAAGAGGAACCCACACCGCGgctaacaagatattttcatgtaTTTGTGGGCACACTGTTCTTCATAACTATATTGGACTGGAAGAG GTTAAAGCGCGCATTAATGCCGAAAGTTGATGCCGACGCACCAAAGCCCAAAGATAATCCGCagaaaaataaagtaaagaatAATGATGATAGCGATGCGGAAGAATCGGATGGTAAAGATGAACCTGCTATTTGCAAGGAAAGGCGTTCTGTGAAGGAAAAAATGGGTTTTCGCGAACGCAAG ATCATTGAGTATGAAAACCGTATACGCGCCTATTCTACACCGGACAAAATCTTTCGCTATTTCGCCACAGTACGTCTTACCACAGCTACAAGTACCGAAGTCTGCATGACGCCTGATGACTTTCTGCGTTCGATTTATCCTGGCATGATGCAGCCCGAGG GTTTGGGACTTGACCAATATCGCCGTTACGATCCGAAG GTTGCAGGCGAG GATGTTGCTGAGTGTTTGAAGCTGCATTTGGCGAAGGACAGTATTTTCTACAAATTGGGCTCCTTTGGTTTAATTACCTTTTCGGACTACATATTCTTACTAACAGTGCTCTCAA cttCTCGTCGTCATTTTGAAATCGCTTTCCAAATGTTCGACTTGAACGGCGATGGTGATGTGGATAGTGAAGAGTTTGAAATGGTCGCCGATTTGGTGCGCCAACAATCCACCATCGGCATCAGGCATCGTGATCATGCAGCTACCGGCAATACATTTAAG CCCATGAAG GGTGTGAACTCGGCGCTCACTCACTACTTCTTCGGCCCGAATTTGGACCAGAAATTGACCATACAAAAGTTCATTCAATTCCAAGCTCAACTGCAACGTGAAATCCTAACGCTGGAATTCGAGCGTAAAACTCCAAACAGTGAAGGTCTGATTACTGAGGTGGACTTCGCTGAGCTACTGGTGGCCTACGCTGGTTATTCGCATAAGAAGAAGTCGCGCAAGTTGAAGCGTGTCAAGCGTAAATTCAAGGATAATAATTTGGGTATCTCCAAAAAAGATTATCTCGATTTCTTTCACTTCTTGAATAATATTAACGACGTGGACACCGCACTGACGTTCTATCACATTGCGGGCGCATCGATTGACCAGGCTACACTCAAACATGTGGCCAAAACTGTGGCTATGGTGGATCTAAGAGATCATGTGATCGATGTTATATTCACGATTTTCGACGAAGACA ACGATAATCAGCTGAGTAATCGCGAGTTCGTGGCTGTAATGAAGAATCGCTTACAGCGTGGTTTGGAGAAGTCGAAGGACACCGGTTTCATCAAAATGATGCGTTCGATGTTGAAATGTGCCAAGGAAACAAAGCCGGTGCTTTTGGATCTTTAA
- the LOC120768226 gene encoding calcium uptake protein 1 homolog, mitochondrial isoform X7, translating into MSLLRQCGASLRRQNGVQQLLLNSLTTGGGQRNFNQLLLQPAPSTTNKVDSVRGYKKFGHKEEPTPRLTRYFHVFVGTLFFITILDWKRLKRALMPKVDADAPKPKDNPQKNKVKNNDDSDAEESDGKDEPAICKERRSVKEKMGFRERKIIEYENRIRAYSTPDKIFRYFATVRLTTATSTEVCMTPDDFLRSIYPGMMQPEGLGLDQYRRYDPKDVAECLKLHLAKDSIFYKLGSFGLITFSDYIFLLTVLSTSRRHFEIAFQMFDLNGDGDVDSEEFEMVADLVRQQSTIGIRHRDHAATGNTFKGVNSALTHYFFGPNLDQKLTIQKFIQFQAQLQREILTLEFERKTPNSEGLITEVDFAELLVAYAGYSHKKKSRKLKRVKRKFKDNNLGISKKDYLDFFHFLNNINDVDTALTFYHIAGASIDQATLKHVAKTVAMVDLRDHVIDVIFTIFDEDNDNQLSNREFVAVMKNRLQRGLEKSKDTGFIKMMRSMLKCAKETKPVLLDL; encoded by the exons ATGTCCTTGTTACGACAGTGTGGCGCCAGTTTGCGGCGTCAGAATGGAGTGCAGCAGTTGCTGTTAAATTCCTTAACGACTGGTGGCGGCCAGCGAAACTTCAACCAGCTGCTACTTCAGCCCGCTCCTAGTACAACAAATAAGGTTGATTCGGTGCGCggatataaaaaatttggacACAAAGAGGAACCCACACCGCGgctaacaagatattttcatgtaTTTGTGGGCACACTGTTCTTCATAACTATATTGGACTGGAAGAG GTTAAAGCGCGCATTAATGCCGAAAGTTGATGCCGACGCACCAAAGCCCAAAGATAATCCGCagaaaaataaagtaaagaatAATGATGATAGCGATGCGGAAGAATCGGATGGTAAAGATGAACCTGCTATTTGCAAGGAAAGGCGTTCTGTGAAGGAAAAAATGGGTTTTCGCGAACGCAAG ATCATTGAGTATGAAAACCGTATACGCGCCTATTCTACACCGGACAAAATCTTTCGCTATTTCGCCACAGTACGTCTTACCACAGCTACAAGTACCGAAGTCTGCATGACGCCTGATGACTTTCTGCGTTCGATTTATCCTGGCATGATGCAGCCCGAGG GTTTGGGACTTGACCAATATCGCCGTTACGATCCGAAG GATGTTGCTGAGTGTTTGAAGCTGCATTTGGCGAAGGACAGTATTTTCTACAAATTGGGCTCCTTTGGTTTAATTACCTTTTCGGACTACATATTCTTACTAACAGTGCTCTCAA cttCTCGTCGTCATTTTGAAATCGCTTTCCAAATGTTCGACTTGAACGGCGATGGTGATGTGGATAGTGAAGAGTTTGAAATGGTCGCCGATTTGGTGCGCCAACAATCCACCATCGGCATCAGGCATCGTGATCATGCAGCTACCGGCAATACATTTAAG GGTGTGAACTCGGCGCTCACTCACTACTTCTTCGGCCCGAATTTGGACCAGAAATTGACCATACAAAAGTTCATTCAATTCCAAGCTCAACTGCAACGTGAAATCCTAACGCTGGAATTCGAGCGTAAAACTCCAAACAGTGAAGGTCTGATTACTGAGGTGGACTTCGCTGAGCTACTGGTGGCCTACGCTGGTTATTCGCATAAGAAGAAGTCGCGCAAGTTGAAGCGTGTCAAGCGTAAATTCAAGGATAATAATTTGGGTATCTCCAAAAAAGATTATCTCGATTTCTTTCACTTCTTGAATAATATTAACGACGTGGACACCGCACTGACGTTCTATCACATTGCGGGCGCATCGATTGACCAGGCTACACTCAAACATGTGGCCAAAACTGTGGCTATGGTGGATCTAAGAGATCATGTGATCGATGTTATATTCACGATTTTCGACGAAGACA ACGATAATCAGCTGAGTAATCGCGAGTTCGTGGCTGTAATGAAGAATCGCTTACAGCGTGGTTTGGAGAAGTCGAAGGACACCGGTTTCATCAAAATGATGCGTTCGATGTTGAAATGTGCCAAGGAAACAAAGCCGGTGCTTTTGGATCTTTAA